The Nicotiana sylvestris chromosome 6, ASM39365v2, whole genome shotgun sequence genomic sequence aatgatatatcgGACCTTTACCGGGCTTccgaaccaacatacgagcccgatacccatgAAATCAtaaattaattagtttctttaaatccttaaaacttcagattaacaatttctaataaaaattcattactcgtgctagggacctcggaattcgattccgggcatacgcccaggtcccatatctTCCCATGGatcctccaggaccgtcaaatcacaaattcgggtccatttgctcaaaatgttgactaaagtcaaacttagtcttttaagaaaatcctaaggaatcaaatgggcatatttcactcaaaactcttccaaatcccgaaccaaccgtccccgcaagtcgtaaattagctaaagcaagcgcggaaagttttatttaagggaatgaggttttaaaaggcaaaacgaccagCCGAATCGTTACAAAATTACTCTTCTCAAACGAGGGGTTATTGGATAGTCATGAATGCTTCATATTGGGGTTAAAGAGGCTAAAAGTTGGATAATTTCATATGAATGATTCATATTGGGGTATAAAGAGGATGAAAGTTAAGAATACGCCATGCTTTGAGATGATGTCTGGTAAGAATTCTCATCATAACTTTCCAATTTAAGTGCACTGCATTACAAGTGTTACATATAATTGATGAAAGAATTAAGTAAAATTTTCCAATTTGAATGTATTACCTAAAGTAATTGTTATGAGGAAGTGTTGTCCATCAATGGTCTTAGGAATTTGATTAACCATTTTAACGCTTTGATGCATTAACTTAAGATATAAATTAATGGAAAAATAAGTTATGACGTACCCTACAGACAACCTTTATAAACTTATGTTGCGTTCAATATGGTTTGGGTATCTTTTAATATGAAAATAATCCATTTCCTATTATGTTTTCAAGTGAAATTCACATTCTTCATGCGGTAGATGGATTAGCATATATGTTAAATTTCTTTTATTAGACCTTTAAAATGTCAATATTCTAGAAGTTACATTTGCACAAATGTACTTTGTTGTAATTGGCTTTTCAGAATATGTAGTTGTTAGGAGAGTTAAGGACTTAAGATGGtggttattttattttatgatcATTCTTGAACAGATAGATGCAGAAACTATTACAAGATACTAGGAAAGCTATTTGTAGCGCAACACAAAAGCTGAATACTAATTTTCTTGTACTATGCTTTTGTGGAACTTGAAAACTTAAAGGTTTTTTTCCATCCATGGTGTTGCTGCTGCAGTTTTCGGATAAGTTTCTGCTACTGACGATGACTTACTTCATCTTTCAATGGGGCAGAGCTTTCACATCTTTTAATGACTTAGTTGCTGTTACCCTCTTATTTTGCCAACTTTTTATGGAATTGTTTACATCTTTAggcaacaccaaatgcacaccAAAGTATTCAAAAAGAGTGCCTAACAGGTTATATTTGATTGCAATGTAGTAAAAGATGGATTCCACAGAGCTATTCAAAGAAGAAACATCTGCTACAAATCTGAAAGCCCCTTCTATGTAAGTTTTCCTGTAAAATTATGATATTTTATTGTTCTATTATAGAAGCATTATTTTAGAAGGCTCAATTTGGTGTTTAAGTGGTATTCCCTTGTATATTTATATTTCCTTCTGAGACCTTTCATTATTTATGTGGAacttgaaagaaaattaaaaatgacGGACTCCATCTCACATTGTCTCATTATAATATAATTATAAGTTGGTAACACCATCAAATTTGACTTACTAGCCACCTAATAGTTTTTGCAGAATCTTTCTCTACATTTATTTGAGAAGAAATTTTGGTTATACAAACCAATGCTTTGGATAAATACCAATTTAAGAACATACATTGCTTCTCTTTTTCAACCATTCAGTTCAGTAAATGAGTAAATGGTTGAACTTGGTAAGTAGTTTTCCAATCTAAAGTTTAGGAATCTGTTTGATCTTGCATAGCTAAACAAAAAAAGAATGAATATTCACATGGtaattgatgataggctataattgcgtattttagtcgcttattacgcTCTAATTTAttacactttaattgagtttgagctttaatcgctagtgttttacactaaatatgtgttttatgccttttaggagtgattccgatctgTGTAGGCgctatggaatgaattcaagcgATTTGGATCTttaaagtctgagtaaaagcccaagacaTTAAGCCAGGATCGTGTTcggaggtcgtgtaccaagtccggatgttaaaagaggacgaaataAGTTCACTCTGAGAAAATTACACTGTCGCGCGCGCATGGCCCGCCGCAAGGCGCGGCGCAGTAGTGTAAAATGCTGCCTGATGCGAAAAGTTGAGGCTGCTGATAAACTCCATTAGCGCGCCGCAGGGTGCGGGGCGGCTGTATTAAATTTACAGAGCCAGAGTCTTATTTCGCGCGGGAGAATGTGTTTTCGTCTGGGctcaaccctacttggtataaatacatataaaaacgttATTTTGAGGACTTTGGACGGAGCTTAGCGTGTGGAGATGCACTTTGGAGCAAAAATACACACAAGAACATCTCAGATTCTTCATCTTTTCTACTATTTTTAATTATTCAaaacttatgcaattgtttgattacatcatgagtgactaaacacccattgttctggggttttgatttagccatgaatattgttgtttgatattagcttgaccttgattataattcaccaatatatggttgtttcttcaattctgtgtttaattgcttaattgtctggccagcagttaggttctatttactatctatgctatgcttgggaaagctgtgtttagattagagaagaattgaagagagcatgatcttaacccttagggggagcggatttgtggttaggatatgaatatacctagtcaccgtgcttaattaaatatcgtgatCTTAATGCATTCTTAATAGATtaatttcataggaatataggcgttaatctattgagaataggtgagtagtacttcgggagaaggctatgagagcatttatcgattaattagcaaccatgagtgaattatatgaaagggagagttaattagaacacaataggattggtgaatcgatcacaaccctggaatagtTATCTCTATTGAATACATAACAATTATTCTActgcttgataatttagttaaTACTTAGAATTGTAGTTAGCATAATTAAACTCTTGAACTCGAACTTAGCTTGACGGAATAACAATATTGTTGTGTTAGTGAGTAGTTGATataagtctctgtgggttcgacactcgacttatcattttattacttgtatgaccacgtatacttgcgtgtgcgtttgggagcaacaagtttttggcgccgttaccGGAGACTTGAATATTAGCTACTTGCTAGTTTttgctttaattgtttatttcatTGAGTCTAACGTTACTTGATTGTTTCTCGGACCTCATGAACTTTGATTGAATGCGTAGGGTCAGAATCCAAGACCGACTTCAAGGCTTTGATCCTGAACCTGAGAGAACATTTCACAGGAGGTTGAGGGAAGCAAGGGACATGAATAATATTCAGGCACTTGTTCAATTTCCTGTGGACATGGGAGAGGAGCAACCCATGGCTATTCAGGAGGTGGCGATGCCCAGCATTGCTAATGTCACCTCCAGTATAGTAAAGCCTAGGATCATTGGGCACTTTGAGCTGAAATAGAGCATGATCCAGCTACTTCATGCAAACGGGCAATTTATGGGTTTTCCACACGAGGATCCACAGCAGCATATTCTGAACTTCTTGGAGATTAGTGATACTTATATCACTAACGGGGTCACTCCAGATTATGTGAGGCTCACACTTTTTCCATTCTCTCTATTGGGTGAGGCTAAGCGATGGCTAAAGGCAGAACCAGCTAATTCCATTACAACATGGAATGATTTGGCGAGAAAATTTCTCGCAAGGTTCTTCCCTTCAGGCAAAACTGCAAAGATCAAAAGTGAGACAGTTGCCTTCAAACAGAAAGCAGGGGAATCTTTATACTTAGCTTGGGAAAGGTTCAAGGGGATACTCAGAGACTGTCCTCACAACAATCAGACGAATGAAGTGTTAGCTCACACTTTCATAGAAGGGCTCTATCCCCAAACAAAAATTGTAGTCGATGCGGTAGCTGGAGGTCAAGTATTGGAGAAAAGCTTTGATGAAATTTATGCATTATTGAACAAATTCTCCAAAAGCAATCCGGATTAGAAAGGAGAGATGGGTAGGAACATGGTACAAAAATCACCAGGGGTTCTTGAATTAGATGTTGGCTCAGCATTGTCAGCACAAGTCTCTACGCTGACCAACCAAGTCAATCAGATGACCATGATCATTAACAAGCAACAAGCCCAGCCAGTGCAACAAGTTCAAATATTTTGTGAAGTATGTGGAGAGGGTCACATGAGCAATCTATGCCCAGCAAATCCAGAATCTGTATATTTTGTGGGTAATGCAAATCGAGGCCAAACAAATCAGTATGGGGACACCTACAATCCCAACTGGAGGAATCACCCAaacttctcttggggtggaaataAAGGCAATCAGAAACAATACTGGCCTCAAGCACCTCAACAACAATCAAGTCCACCTCAGGCTGAACAACAAGTTAGCCTTGAGGAGATGATGAAGAAATTGATGACCGACCAAGAAGCCCTCAATCAGAAATTAATAGCAGATCAACAAACTTTCAATCAGAAATTAATAGCAGATCAACAAACTTTCAATCAGAAATATGGTTGGTCAGCAGGCTTAAGCCGCAGCACTGAGAAATTTGGAGCACCACGTGGGCCAACTTGCCAGAGCCCAAAATACCAGACCAATAGGGGCTCTTCCTAGTGATACAGAGCCCAATCCTAAAGCTCAAGTCAATGCAGTTACATTGAGAAATGAAAGAGcattagaagaagttccaaagaaaaagaagaatatagCTTATCCCGAAGGACATTAGTTCCCAAGCCAGTTGAGGGGAATAAGAAAGATGATAAAGGACCCGAGCCAGTAATTGAGACTAGGCCACCACCTCCGTTTCCACAAAGACTGCAGAAGCAAAAGATGATGCTAAGTATAAAAAATTCCTAGATATTTTGAGCCAAGTGAGTGTGAATTTACCTTTGCTGGAAATTTTGCAGGAAGTGCCTAAGTATGCAAGGTATCTCAGAGATATTGTGGCAAACAAACGAAGACATGCAGAGTTcgaaacagttgcacttactgaagagtgcagTGCCAAAGTTCAGAGTAaacttcctcctaagttgaaggatcctGGGTCTTTCACAATTCCTTTGTCTCTTGGAAAACAAGAAGTTGGTAGAGCCCTGTGTGACTTAGGGgctagtataaatttgatgccatccTCTTTGTTCAAGCAACTCGGATTGGGAGTGCTTAGACCTACTACAATCACTTTACAGTTAGCAGATAGGTCACTAGTCATGCCAGAAGGAATTATTGAGGATGTgttagttcgagtgggaaagtttATTCTTCCTGCTGATTTTATTGTTCTTGATTACGAGGCAGATGAGGAAGTGCCCATTATTTTGGGGCGACCATTCTTAGCTACCGGTGGAGTAATTATTGATGTGAGGGTAGGGAAGTTAAAAATGAGAATTGACGATGAGGAAGTCACTTTTAATGTGTACAAGGCACTTAAGCTCCCTAAGCATTATGAGGACTTCTACATGATTACTGTGGTCGAATTGAAGGAAATAGAGCAGAGTCAGCATGTGAATTATAGTGATCCAGATGGTACAACTGAGTTAGAGGAGGTGGTGTTTCCAGCTGAATGTGTAAAGATGATTGAGAAAAGAGCCAGAGATAAAAGAGGAGACCTTCTGAGAGCTTGCAAAAAGGCTAGACTTCATgggagaaagaagaagagaaagcgcCCAACCTGAGCAGAGTAGCAGAGTCGTGCCGCGACTATAAttaaggcgcttgttgggaggcaacccaacctGTATATCttttatttattgattattttttttCTAGTGTCAAGTTTTGTGTTGTTTTTATTTTGCAGAGtaggggaagtctgagtacccaaaGTTGAAGTTGAGGAGCATATTTGAGCCTAAGTGTAGGGTCGTCCCGACCCTTAATATTGAGTATTATGTCCGAGCTAGGCCTGAGAGGGCCTCAGGGAGTATTTCTCACCCTTGTTTTAATATTTCTCTATGATCATGCATCGAGGACTATGCATAATATATGTGTGGGTTGGGGAAACTACTTTCTGAAGTGTAATtgaataaaactatttttttatttagtttttcttttagaactcgtagtagacatagtctaggtaaaaaaaataaaaaaaaataaaaaaaaataaaaaaataaaaacgaaaattgaaaaaaaaaattgaaaaagcttggacttttcccgacgatggatcttttggacaattttcttgagggataaaaGTCCGATTTAAAAAACACCAAatagatttttgttttatttatttatttttaatttttaatttttttagaatAGCTAGGTAGtattccttggtttttctttgggcactggttcttttccaaggatgtAGCTCGAACCGAGCactttaatttctttttaggagTAGTTTAGGAAGGAACTGAGTCATTCTGAGATACTCATTGACATGGTTGATGCTGGCAAATTAGGCTATGACATACATTCTGTTTTCCCGTGTATTTGATTTGAATTGTGAATCCTAAGTaaagtaaatagcctattttgtGACGCCTTTTCTCGGTTGTTTGACTTGTATACCGCATAGTGCAATGTTGCTTAAATTTCTCATTTAATTGTGCTTGCTTAACTTGAGAGTTGAACAGAACCATCTTGATTGAATCATGTGCAACGTGTGTGTGAGGATTCGTGATTCTCTATGCTATcctgtgtagtctagaacttgccccgtgtgttaatTGAAGCGAAATTGTAAGTTGTGCTAATCTAGGAGATGACGTAGGAATTTTCTTGCTTGATCGTGGATGTGCTTGTCACATAATAATAGAATTTTCCATTGCtagcccctttgagcctatagacttttcttttggcaccc encodes the following:
- the LOC138871167 gene encoding uncharacterized protein gives rise to the protein MGRNMVQKSPGVLELDVGSALSAQVSTLTNQVNQMTMIINKQQAQPVQQVQIFCEVCGEGHMSNLCPANPESVYFVGNANRGQTNQYGDTYNPNWRNHPNFSWGGNKGNQKQYWPQAPQQQSSPPQAEQQVSLEEMMKKLMTDQEALNQKLIADQQTFNQKLIADQQTFNQKYDILSQVSVNLPLLEILQEVPKYARYLRDIVANKRRHAEFETVALTEECSAKVQSKLPPKLKDPGSFTIPLSLGKQEVGRALCDLGASINLMPSSLFKQLGLGVLRPTTITLQLADRSLVMPEGIIEDVLVRVGKFILPADFIVLDYEADEEVPIILGRPFLATGGVIIDVRVGKLKMRIDDEEVTFNVYKALKLPKHYEDFYMITVVELKEIEQSQHVNYSDPDGTTELEEVVFPAECVKMIEKRARDKRGDLLRACKKARLHGRKKKRKRPT